The DNA window ATGATGAGACAAGTTCATTCTCCAGTTCAAACTTAAATAATTCCCCATGGTAAGACTGAGATTTGGGTCTTGGTCTATCGAGAGGCAGTGAGTGCGCTTGAGGACTGCCATCAAGCTGGCGATTCCAGTAAGCTAAATGCTCATCAAGTTCAGACTTTGCTTGAGGTTGTTGTAACCAATTCGCATAGTCACCATATTGAACAGGCAAAGGTAATAGCTCAATTTCGGCTCCAACATAAAGGCGTTCAAGCTCAGAATGTAAAACCTCAAGAGACCAGCCATCGGATGCAATATGATGCATGGTTAATATGACAACACTTCTGTGCTCAGAGATATCGACTAAATGTCCTCTGAGTAAGGTATTTCGAGAGAGATCGAATGGCGTATTTGCCTCTTGCTGCGCGATTGCTTTAAGTTTAACGTGCACAGATTCAGCATCTTGGTCACTTAAATCTGAGTAGCCTAATCCCAAGCTCTTTGGATGAGCATTAACTTTTTGCCAAACTTGGTCACTGCGTTCAAGATAGCTTGTGCGCAAGATTTCATGTCTCTCAACCACTCTTAGCAGCGCATTCTCTAACCTACTTTTTTCCAGCTTTTCCTTTGCTTCAATCGTATAGCAAATGTTGTAGTACGCATTTGCCCCTTCCATTTTATCGATAAACCATAATCTGTGTTGCATGTGTGAAAGAGGCAACAAGCCATCGCGCTGACTCGGTATAATCGTATGTTTGTCAGACTCCACATTGGTTTGTTTAATTAAGGCAGCAAAGTCGAAAAGTACTGGTGTCATGAACAGCTGTTTCACAGATAGAGACACATTAAACTCTTGTCTGACCAGAGCCAAGACTTGAATCGCTCGCAAAGACTGTCCGCCTATATCAAAGAAGTTCGCTTCACGGCTGATACTCGACGGTTCAATTTGCAATACTTGGCCCCAAATCCTTGCAAGTTGGCGTTCCACCCTATTTTTTGGCGCCGAGTACTCTGTTGATTTGAATTTAAAGCGAGCCACTGGCAAAGCCCGTCTATCGACTTTTCCATTTGGTGTTAAAGGAAGCGATTGGAGGAGAATAATTTGTGCGGGCACCATATGTGAAGGCAGTACTTCTGACAAATATGCCATTAAGCCTTCTGTATAATCCTTGTCTTCATATTCCCCGTGATTGGGAACAACATAGCTCACGAGTTGTTTGTCCCAACTATTCGCCCCCGCTACGTCAAGGGTAATGGATTCGGACACACCGAGATGTCTCTGCAACTGGGCATCAATTTCACCCAACTCGATTCGAAAACCGCGAATTTTAACTTGATGATCAAGACGCCCCAAATACTCAATCTCGCCTTGGTGATTCCACTTGGCTAAATCTCCTGTTTTATACAACCGAGATTGATTATCAGTTGAGAATGGGTTGGAGATAAAGCGCTCTTTAGTTAACTCAGGACGGTTCAGATAGCCTCTTGCCACACCATCTCCGGCGATATAAAGTTCTCCAGCCACGCCTATTGGTGCTATCTGCAGTTCTTGGTTCAGTACGTAAAGCTGAGTGTTATTAATGGGCTTTCCAATCGGAACCGTGATGTAATCGTTCTCAGCCTTACAAGCGTGCCATGACACATCAATGGCCGCTTCTGTTGGCCCATAAAGATTGTGTAACTCAGCATCATGGTTTTTTGTCCACTCTTTAGCTAGCTCTGAAGGTAGAGTTTCTCCACTGGCAAACACGCGCCTTAACGAGCTAGATTGGGTTTGGTATCGACCATCAAACATAAACATAGCCAACATAGGTGGTACGAAGTGCAGTGTCGTGATCTGGCTTTGTTCAATGACATTCAATAAGTAATCAACATCTTTATGACCTTCGGGCCTAGCTATCACAAGTTCTGCGCCTACCATTAGAGGCCAGAAAAACTCCCATACTGAAACATCAAAGCTAAACGGAGTTTTTTGCAAGACCTTATCCGTTTCATCAAGAGCAAATTCTTGCTGCATCCATAGAATTCGGTTAACCAAAGCTTTGTGTTCGTTCATCACACCTTTGGGCTTGCCCGTCGAGCCGGAGGTATAAATCACATAAGCGAGATTGTTTGAAGTCAATCCTGCACTGATTGGGTTGGAAAGATGATTGGAATGAGAAAAATCAAAAATATCCAAATTTATTTGTAAATAATCCGCTGACACCCTGCTTGCCGTTGCATTGCTAGTCAAGATAAGTTGAGGCTTTGCATCATCGAGCATGTTATTAATACGCTCAGTTGGAGAGTCAGGGTCCAAAGGTACATAAGCCCCTCCAGCCTTCAGAATTGCGAGTAAAGCAACCACCATTTCTAGAGAACGATAACAACACAAACCGACTAAGGTATCAGGCCCAACGTTGGCCGATTGAAGACTAGTAGCAAGCGCATTGGCTTTATTGTTTAGCTCATAATATGTCAGAGAGTTACCCTCAAAAGTCAATGCAATGCGATTTGGGCTTCTACCAACTTGTTGCTCGAATAGAGAGTGAATGGTTTCAAATTCAGGGTAGGACTTGGCAGTGTCATTAAACTCCTCTTTCAATAGCGCCTTATCCTCATCAGGAGCAATTTCATGTGACATAACACTTTGACTTGGCGATTGCACCAAATTAGACACCAAGGTCACAAAGATCTCGTTTATTCTGCTGATGGTCTCTGAGGTAAACAAAGATGACGCATACTCCCAACCAAGACTTGCACTGCCCTGCTCTTCTGCGACGTGTAGAGTGAGGTCAAACTTAGACGTGTGATGGTTGTTCTGCGTTTGGTCCAACGCGATAAATCTTTGCTTACCATCATGCTCAGAATCATCACTGGCATAAGTCAGCATGATCTGAAACAAAGGTGAGTGTGCCAAGCTGCGCTCCGGCTGGATGAGCTCGACAAGCTGCTCAAAAGGCATTTGCTGATGTTCATATGCAGCTAATGCTTTTTGCTTTGACTGAGCAAGCAAATCAAGATATGTCGGGCTTTCGCTCAAGTCACTGCGCAAAACCAATGTATTAGCAAAAAAACCGATATTATTTACTACCTCGACATGTTCACGATTGGCTATCGGCGTACCAATGACAATATCATTTTCACTACTTAGGCGTCCGATCAAAGTCGAAAATGCTGCATGAATGGCCATAAAAGGGGTGACTCCCTGATTTTGGCAAAGCTGTGTTAACTGACCGAAAATCTGTGGCGGTAGCTTTCCAACCAATAATTCACCAGCAAACTTCTGCTCAGGAGGCCGTGGTAAGTCAAGCGGCAGACGATGAACCATGGGTAGTGATTGCAGCTCCTGTTGCCAGTACAAGCGGAGCTTTTCAATATTCTCACCAGCAAGCCATGTTCTTTGCCAAACAGCATAGTCTCCATATTGTATTGGCAAAGGCGCCAAGCTATGCGGTTTCCGTTGCACAAAAGCGCCATATATGAGGTCGAGTTCGTTGACCAACACTTCAAGTGACCAGCCATCAGCAGCAATATGATGCAAAGTGAGCAACAATATGTTTGCTTGATCATGTTCAATGACAATCCGCGCCCTGATCATAAGGTCTTCACCCAAGTCAAAACCTGTCTTCGCTTCTTTGACAAACAACGCTGATATGAATTGTTGTTGGGACTTGGTATCTTGGCCACGAAGATCATCAATAGCCAATGGAAAAGCAGTGATTTCTTCCCTTACCTTCTGAACAGATTCCCCTTCGCATAACTCAAAGCTAGTGCGCAAAATTTCATGGCGATTGACGATTTCGATGAGAGCTTTATGAAGAATATTAAGGTCAACCACTTCATTCCAACGAAACGCCAGAGGCATATTATAATGACTGCTATCACCTTCCAGCTGGTCGATAATCCAGAGTCTTTGCTGCATATCAGTCAGAGGTAAAGGCTGGCTTCGGTCAACTGGTAAACATTGATGCATAGACTGAAGCGGTGTGTTCGCTTTATTCTCAATATACTTTGCTAAGTCTTTTAACTGAGGGGAGATGAAAACATCTTTCATTGAAATATCGAGATTGAATACGGCTTTTATGCCGTTCAACAGCTGGATCGCTTTAAGAGACTGTCCTCCAACTTCAAAGAAATTCGCATCACGACTGATGGTCGATGCATCGAGTTTGAGCACCTCTGACCAAAGCTGACACAAACGCGTCTCTACCTCTCCTTGCGGCGCCTGATAACTCACGCCCATACTCAGCGCCGTTGGCTCTGGCAGACCCTTACGGTTTATCTTGCCATTCGGTGTCAGTGGCATCGCCTCTAATACTTGAATAATCGATGGCACCATATAGTGGGGCAACTGCCCTTTCAGATGCTCATATAAACCGCTTCGCGCTTCATCGATTCGCTCAACCCAGTCAGGGTTCAAAACCGCATAGGTCATCAGTTGGCTTTCACCACTGTCGCTGCCTTGGCGAACCACGCTCACCACTTGGTTGACGCTTTCATGGCTTTGCGCCGCCGCATCAACGGCACCAAGCTCAACCCTAAATCCTCGAATTTTCACTTGATGGTCAGTGCGACCCAAATATTCCAGCTCACCATCTGCTAGCCTGCGTACTCGGTCTCCCGCGCGGTACATACGCTCGCCTGGAACAAAGGGGTTAGCCACAAACGCCGCATCGGTTAAATCATCACGATGCAAGTAGCCTCGCGCTAACCCTTCACCCGCAATATACAACTCTCCCGCTACACCGGTTGGTACAAGCTGATGCTGCTCATTAAGCACATAGAACTGAGTATTTCCAATCGGGTGACCTAAGGTGATGGCTGATGCTTTTTCTATCTGTTTCACCGATGACCATACCGTTGTCTCGGTTGGCCCATACACGTTCCAAAGCTCAATAGCACCATGAGTGAGTAGCGATGACTTCAAGCTCTCTGGCATGGCTTCACCACCACAGATTACTCTCAGAGGCTGTGCTGGCTGCCAATTATCATTGACCAGCATTTGCCAAGTCGATGGCGTAGCCTGCATCACACTCACCTGATGCTCGTGCATCAAACCTGCTAGTTGCGCAGGATTTAACGCCGCGTCACTCGAGGCCACCACCACATGACCACCCATAACCAAGGGCAAATACAACTCCAACACATGGATATCAAACGACATCGAGGTCACCGCGAGTAACGTATCTTCTGCGCTCAGTCCTGGCTTTTTCGCCATCGACCACAAGAAGTTCACCACTGATTGATGCTCAACCGCAATGCCTTTAGGCTCACCAGTAGAGCCTGAGGTGTAAATAACATACGCCAAGTCATGAGAAGTCGCATTGTCACGCACAACTGGCACGCTCTCGGTGTTCGCCCATTGATGATGCTCAACCACCAATACCGCCTCCGTGTAAGCTGCCATCGCAAGCTCTGAGTCCTTATCACACAGCACCAAGCTTGGTTGACTGTGCGCTAACATTCCTTGTATTCGCTCTTGTGGGTAGTTAGGGTCGAGAGGTACATACGCCCCGCCCGATTTCAATATGGCAAGTAAAGATACCAACATCGACATCGAACGCTCTTGGTGAACGCCCACCAAATTATCGCTGCCAACACCCCGAGATTGAAGCTCATGCGCTAACGCATTGGCTCGCTTATCCAACTCTCGATAGCTTAATGTTTCCCCATCAAACGTGGCCGCAGGCGCATCGGGTGTCAGCAAGGCTTGTGCTTCAAACAAGTCTGCAACTGACTTATCCCTTGGGTAATTTTGCTTGGTCTGGTTGTGCGCGTAAAGCTCTGTCTCACGTGTCTTTGAGTTAACCAATGGTACCGAGAACGCGCAGCGCTCTGGGTTTTCAGTCATGGCTTCAAGCAAGAGCGTAAAGCTGTTTGCCAAGTTCTCAATGCTGGCACGGTTAAACAGATCTGTGCTGTATTCCCAACTTAAGCTAAGGCCGGATTCATTCTCTTCAACATTGAGTGATAAGTCGAACTTGGCATTATTCGACTTTATCTCTACATCACTAAAGCTCAACCCATCAAGATCTAGATCACTAGATTGATTATTTTGCACTGCCAGCATAATTTGGAACATTGGATGGTAGCTAATATCTCGAGCTGGATTGATTCTCTCAACCACTTTTTCAAAGGGTGTTTGTTGGTGATTAAATGCATCCAACGCAATGCGCTTACTCTGGGTAAGAATATCGATAAAGTTTGCTTGGTCATCATGCTGCTGGCGAAGCACTAGCATGTTAACAAAAAAGCCGATCAAGTTTTCTACTTGCGTTTGGTCGCGATTTGCGGCTGTTGTGCCAATCACAATATCTTGTTCACCACTATAACGAGAAAGCAGGACACTCAAAGCGCCATACACCCCCATAAAAAGAGTGACATCATATTCATTGCATAAGGTTTTAAAAGACGATGCCAAGTTCATCGGAATGTGAGTGGCTATTGTGTCTCCCTGATAACTCGGTAGACTAGGCCTTGCTCTATCCAGCGGCAAACTATGTATACTTGGCATGTTGGCAAGCTGCTTTTGCCAATAGGTAAGCTGGCGTTCAAGAACATCCCCTCTCAAGTATTCATGCTGCCACTGTGCATAATCTAGATATTGAACATCAATAGGTTTTAGCCTGTGTTGAACACCTATTGCAGATTGCCGATAAAGTTGGTTCAGCTCGTCAGTAAGCACCCCCATAGACCAACCATCTGCGGCAATATGGTGAACCAATATCAAAAGTACTGCATTGTCTTCATCCAACTGCCACAAATGACAACGCAGTGACGTATCTCGCTCGAGTTCAAAAACGTATTCTGTTCGTAATTCAAGCTCTGCTCTTACTGTCAACATAGCCGCTTCTATGCCGCATTCCTTGATAACTTCGGCAAGCTTTTGCTTACGATCGATCACTTCAAAGCAAAACTCTACCGGCATAGGCATAACAACTTGTTGAGCGTCATCACCCTGCTTTACATACTGAGTTCGCAATACACTGTGTCGGTCGATGATTTGTATAAACGCGGATTTCAGGGCTTCAAGATCGAGTTTTCCCTGAATATGCAATGCAGAGGGGATATTGTAATGAGCACTTCCTCCTTCCAACTGATCGAGTAACCAAAGTCGCTGCTGAGAAAAGGAGAGTCTCCCCTTGGTCCTCATCCTATCTGGGACAGTAATTTTACTGGCTTGTATCTGAGCTAACTTTTGTTGTTTTTTCTTGGCAAGAAGTTTTTCTACTAACGCACGTTTTTCAGGAGACAAGTTATCAAGTTTATTATTATTTTGAGTAGCCATACTCTTTCATTCCATTGTTTTAGAGTAGAGAAAGCCCTACTCATTTCGAGCTTTCTCATCATCTTTTTAGCGGGGTTAAGCCAATTTAGTTATGTTTTGTGACACTGTGTTTAGTCAATAAGTGATTCCAAATCATCGATATCAAGAGACTCCAAATCTTCAATATCAAGATCCTCAACTTGTTTGAGAATGTCATCGAGCATAGTCGACTCTTCCAAATCTTTATGTTGCTCAATCATGCTCGAGATACCTTGGATTGTTGGAGACGCAAATAGCGCTTCAATGGTAAGTTCTACACCAAACCTATCCTTGATTAGTGCGTTCATTCGCATCAACAGCAACGAGTTTCCTCCTACTTCTAGGAAACTACTTACTGCACTGATTGCTGTGCTTGATTTCAGTAATTCGCACCAAAGCTCAGATACTCTATGTTC is part of the Vibrio aquimaris genome and encodes:
- a CDS encoding non-ribosomal peptide synthetase — protein: MATQNNNKLDNLSPEKRALVEKLLAKKKQQKLAQIQASKITVPDRMRTKGRLSFSQQRLWLLDQLEGGSAHYNIPSALHIQGKLDLEALKSAFIQIIDRHSVLRTQYVKQGDDAQQVVMPMPVEFCFEVIDRKQKLAEVIKECGIEAAMLTVRAELELRTEYVFELERDTSLRCHLWQLDEDNAVLLILVHHIAADGWSMGVLTDELNQLYRQSAIGVQHRLKPIDVQYLDYAQWQHEYLRGDVLERQLTYWQKQLANMPSIHSLPLDRARPSLPSYQGDTIATHIPMNLASSFKTLCNEYDVTLFMGVYGALSVLLSRYSGEQDIVIGTTAANRDQTQVENLIGFFVNMLVLRQQHDDQANFIDILTQSKRIALDAFNHQQTPFEKVVERINPARDISYHPMFQIMLAVQNNQSSDLDLDGLSFSDVEIKSNNAKFDLSLNVEENESGLSLSWEYSTDLFNRASIENLANSFTLLLEAMTENPERCAFSVPLVNSKTRETELYAHNQTKQNYPRDKSVADLFEAQALLTPDAPAATFDGETLSYRELDKRANALAHELQSRGVGSDNLVGVHQERSMSMLVSLLAILKSGGAYVPLDPNYPQERIQGMLAHSQPSLVLCDKDSELAMAAYTEAVLVVEHHQWANTESVPVVRDNATSHDLAYVIYTSGSTGEPKGIAVEHQSVVNFLWSMAKKPGLSAEDTLLAVTSMSFDIHVLELYLPLVMGGHVVVASSDAALNPAQLAGLMHEHQVSVMQATPSTWQMLVNDNWQPAQPLRVICGGEAMPESLKSSLLTHGAIELWNVYGPTETTVWSSVKQIEKASAITLGHPIGNTQFYVLNEQHQLVPTGVAGELYIAGEGLARGYLHRDDLTDAAFVANPFVPGERMYRAGDRVRRLADGELEYLGRTDHQVKIRGFRVELGAVDAAAQSHESVNQVVSVVRQGSDSGESQLMTYAVLNPDWVERIDEARSGLYEHLKGQLPHYMVPSIIQVLEAMPLTPNGKINRKGLPEPTALSMGVSYQAPQGEVETRLCQLWSEVLKLDASTISRDANFFEVGGQSLKAIQLLNGIKAVFNLDISMKDVFISPQLKDLAKYIENKANTPLQSMHQCLPVDRSQPLPLTDMQQRLWIIDQLEGDSSHYNMPLAFRWNEVVDLNILHKALIEIVNRHEILRTSFELCEGESVQKVREEITAFPLAIDDLRGQDTKSQQQFISALFVKEAKTGFDLGEDLMIRARIVIEHDQANILLLTLHHIAADGWSLEVLVNELDLIYGAFVQRKPHSLAPLPIQYGDYAVWQRTWLAGENIEKLRLYWQQELQSLPMVHRLPLDLPRPPEQKFAGELLVGKLPPQIFGQLTQLCQNQGVTPFMAIHAAFSTLIGRLSSENDIVIGTPIANREHVEVVNNIGFFANTLVLRSDLSESPTYLDLLAQSKQKALAAYEHQQMPFEQLVELIQPERSLAHSPLFQIMLTYASDDSEHDGKQRFIALDQTQNNHHTSKFDLTLHVAEEQGSASLGWEYASSLFTSETISRINEIFVTLVSNLVQSPSQSVMSHEIAPDEDKALLKEEFNDTAKSYPEFETIHSLFEQQVGRSPNRIALTFEGNSLTYYELNNKANALATSLQSANVGPDTLVGLCCYRSLEMVVALLAILKAGGAYVPLDPDSPTERINNMLDDAKPQLILTSNATASRVSADYLQINLDIFDFSHSNHLSNPISAGLTSNNLAYVIYTSGSTGKPKGVMNEHKALVNRILWMQQEFALDETDKVLQKTPFSFDVSVWEFFWPLMVGAELVIARPEGHKDVDYLLNVIEQSQITTLHFVPPMLAMFMFDGRYQTQSSSLRRVFASGETLPSELAKEWTKNHDAELHNLYGPTEAAIDVSWHACKAENDYITVPIGKPINNTQLYVLNQELQIAPIGVAGELYIAGDGVARGYLNRPELTKERFISNPFSTDNQSRLYKTGDLAKWNHQGEIEYLGRLDHQVKIRGFRIELGEIDAQLQRHLGVSESITLDVAGANSWDKQLVSYVVPNHGEYEDKDYTEGLMAYLSEVLPSHMVPAQIILLQSLPLTPNGKVDRRALPVARFKFKSTEYSAPKNRVERQLARIWGQVLQIEPSSISREANFFDIGGQSLRAIQVLALVRQEFNVSLSVKQLFMTPVLFDFAALIKQTNVESDKHTIIPSQRDGLLPLSHMQHRLWFIDKMEGANAYYNICYTIEAKEKLEKSRLENALLRVVERHEILRTSYLERSDQVWQKVNAHPKSLGLGYSDLSDQDAESVHVKLKAIAQQEANTPFDLSRNTLLRGHLVDISEHRSVVILTMHHIASDGWSLEVLHSELERLYVGAEIELLPLPVQYGDYANWLQQPQAKSELDEHLAYWNRQLDGSPQAHSLPLDRPRPKSQSYHGELFKFELENELVSSFKTLCKTHGVTTFMGLHAALSVLISRLSNQQDIVIATPVANRGYSETASLIGFFANTLPLRSQLSDDITFHDMIKQSKRIALEAYEHQQVPFERIVDTLQPERSLSHHPIFQIMLSVTDYVQKGQETDLFRTIDLTDEENVVAKFDLTLHVIEKEKNIELAWEFCRDLFNVSTIEKFNSALTTLLREMLASPESNVYMLPITSDSERRSLLNEYNQTQVELPDVGSYLSLFEQQVRLHPSEIAARFGEQCLSYAELNQASERLARRIVAAGVLPKQLVGIYLDRSLDMLISMLAIGKAGCGYVPLDPRYPNDRIEYMLEDSQPSLVLTLKSFSEQLDGAVSKLCLDSEMSEMISTDTLPEVTRTDLAYVIYTSGSTGRPKGIAIEHGSLLNFLCSMAVNPGLERTDNLLAVTSMSFDIHTLELFLPLTLGAQVVIASTEATMDAELLASLIDYERITAMQATPATWQLLLNNGWKPDVMLKMLCGGEAMNAAVKTGLLISDGHQLFDMYGPTETSVWSAVKRIRRTDALGVIGGPIANTQFYVLNPYLEPVPNGVGGELYIGGLGVAREYLNRPELTEKSFVTVNIDGQLRRLYRTGDQVRWVDKHSLVYMGRLDTQVKVRGFRVELGEIESQLLQNPWVSEAITCVQSAAGAEPTLVSYVVIDDSNTDTSWPSIKQAIYRGIRAELPHYMVPSSIVAIKVMPLTPNGKIDRKALLNKSFDLGQESYEQPIGDTELQLAEIWQHLIKPDAPISRNAQFFEIGGQSLLIMSMVNKVRSRFNVDLAVKEVFSTPILSDLAGYIEGKMDDGDSNLTSNCLVSFSEGAQSDIYCFPGLGGMSMAYAPLANALRGIVNIHAFDAPGMFGHTEPTECFDDMVDRYVQELKATQFCEPVILIGHSFGGRVAFEVMRRLEAEAIKVSLILLDTILTDVSFEAVSREPSETEIKTAFLNGISNWLDIDMPVLEHSSEFDFDAASFAIGQKLSDQGFCDKDGFSLDGFWQIYKQQELMNRSYHPSGQCVGSIHLLCCEESSPYLQQVLDANSLYSLEQIQSAIVTGEHNSMLHKNHVAGIADYLLSLITVINQK